From the Paraflavitalea soli genome, the window TTTCCTGGACCCCTTCATTGAAGGCGCCTGGATGACCAAACACAATGGTAAGTACTACTTGCAATACGGTGCTCCTGGTACCGAGTTCAGCGGTTATGCCGACGGTGTAGTGGTGGGCGATCATCCATTGGGTCCCTTTACACCCCAGCCCGATCCGTTTAGCTATAAGCCCGGCGGCTTTGCCCGGGGTGCGGGACATGGCAGTACCTTCCAGGACAACCAGCACAACTGGTGGCATATCTCTACCATCGCCATCTCTGTAAAGAATAATTTCGAGCGTCGCCTGGGATTGTGGCCGGCCGGCTTCGACAACGATGGCGTGATGTGGTGTAATACCGCCTTTGGCGATTACCCCCATTACCTGCCTTCCGCCGCTTCTCACCAGGGAGCCACAGGGGGAAACACGGGCTGGATGCTGCTCAATTACAATAAACCAGTAGCCGTATCCTCCACCCTGGCCAGCTATTATGCCAACTATGCGGTAGATGAGAATATCAAAACGTATTGGAGCGCCGCTACTGCCAACAAAGGCGAATGGATACAGACCGATCTCGGCAACCTCAGTACCGTCAATGCCATCCAGATCAATTATGCCGACCAGGATGTTTCCTTCCCCAAAGCGATGGATACCGTCTTCTTGGGCAAAACAGTAAGGCTGTACCACCAATACAAGCTCTACCATTCGGAGGACGGTAAGAAATGGAAACTCCTGGTGGATAAAAGCAACAACAAGACCGATGTGCCCCACGATTATATAGAGCTGGAACAACCCGTACAAACCCGGTTCATAAAACTGGAGAACATCCATATGCCAACCGGTAAGTTTGCGGTGAGCGGCCTGCGGGTGTTTGGCAATGGAAATGGCAGCAAGCCCGATTCCGTCAGATCCTTTATGGTGCTGCGTACGGAAAAAGACAAACGCAGCGCCTGGATCAAATGGTCGCCGGTCGACAATGCCTACGCGTACAATATCTATTTCGGCACAGCTCCCGGTAAATGGTACAATTGCATCATGGTGCACAATGTCAATGAATACTATTTTAAAGGCATGGACAGAACTTTGCCCTATTATTTTTGTATTGAATCTGTCAACGAAAATGGGGTATCTAAAAAAGCCCATATCATGAAAGTGGAATAGTAAATTTGACGATCTATTTTTTCAACCAACCAATATGCAACCAGTACAACGATCCCTTGTCCCAACGTTTATGTACCGTAGTCGTTTTTTTCCGGTGGCTCAAAGAGCGCTGTTTATGCTTGTTTTGCTCATATCCACCTGCCAGCTACAGGCTCAGGAAGGCCTTTGGGGTGAAATAAAAGCCTTTAAAAAACAGGACAGCCTGCAACCTCCTCCAAAAAATGCTATCTTGTTTGTCGGCAGCTCTTCCTTCCGTTTGTGGCATGATGTACAGACCGCCTTTCCGGCCTATACCATCATCAACCGCGGCTTTGGCGGTTCCACTTTACCGGATGTAATTCAGTATGCCGATGATATCATTTTCCCCTATCAGCCCAAAGAGATTGTGATCTATTGTGGTGAGAATGATATTTCTTCCTCCGATACCATCACCTCCAAGACCGTCTTTGCCCGCTTTGAAAAATTGTTTACCCTCATCCGTAAGAAACTGCCCAAAGTGCCCGTAGTCTTTGTGGCCATGAAGCCCAGCCCCAGCCGCGAGAAGTTTCACCAAAAGCTGGTGCAGGCCAACCTGCTGATCAAAAACTTCCTTTCCCGCCAATCCAAAACCGGCTATGTAGATGTGTATAAGCTGATGATGGAGAATGGGAAGCCCAATGAGAGTTTATATATAAATGACAGGCTGCACATGAATGCCAAAGGATACGCCATCTGGCAAAAAGCCATTCAACCTTACCTGATCAAATAACATTACCGGAAAGGATTAACCGGTATTATATAAAATAAGCGCATATGCTCAGAAAATTATGTACGCTTGCTATGCTGATAGCTTGCCTGCAAGCGAATGCCCAGCTGAACAAGGAGGTTAAAATGAACCAGTTCATTACCGCCCTCATGCAGAAGATGACACTGGAAGAAAAGATAGGCCAGCTCAACCTGCCATCCGTTGGTTTTGATGTGACAGGCCCTATATTGAGCCAGGGCGTGGAAGATAAAATTAAGAAGGGGCTGGTAGGGGGTGTATTCAATACCTACACACCAGTAGCCGTGCGCAAACTGCAGGACATTGCCGTCAATGAAACCCGCTTAAAGATACCCCTCCTCTTTGGTTATGATGTGATACATGGTCACCGCACCATATTCCCCATCCCCCTTGGCCTGTCGGCCACCTGGGACCCCAAACTGGTAGAGCGTACCGCCCGCGCAGCCGCTGATGAAGCTACTGCCGATGGGCTTAACTGGGCTTACTCTCCCATGGTAGACATTGCCCGCGATCCACGCTGGGGCCGTGTCAGTGAAGGAGCCGGTGAAGATCCCTGGCTGGGTTCACAAATGGCCCGGGCCATGGTAAAAGGTTACCAGGGTACGGATTATGTCCATGACAACACACTCCTGGCTTGTGTAAAGCACTTTGCTTTGTATGGTGCTGCAGAAGCCGGCAGGGATTACAATACCGTCGACATGAGCCGTGTGAAGATGTACAATGAATACCTGCCTCCCTACAAAGCAGCCATCGATGCAGGCGTAGCCACCGTAATGACTTCCTTCAATGAAATAGATGGTATACCCGCTACCGCCAATAAATGGTTGCTCACCGATCTGCTGCGCAAGCAATGGGGCTTCAAAGGAATGATCGTGACCGACTATACCGCCATCAATGAAATGATGGCCCATGGTATGGGCGATGCGAAGAAAGTAGGAGAGCTCTCCCTCAATGCCGGAGTAGACATGGATATGGTGGGTGAGATATTTCTGAATTATGGCGCCGACCTGGTGAAGTCAGGTAAAGTTTCACAAGCGGTGATAGATGCAGCCTGCCGCCGTGTACTGGAGCAGAAATACAAGTTGGGTTTATTTGATGATCCTTACCGCTATGTGAATGAAGCGCGCAATAAAACGGCGATCATGAATGCCGAAAAGATCCTGCTCAGCAAAGAAGCAGCCATCAAAAGCATGGTACTGCTGAAGAATGCCAACCAGGCCCTGCCGTTGAATGCTGCAAAGAAGATTGCCTTTATTGGCCCCCTCGTAAAGGATCAACGTAACCTCATCGGTAACTGGAGTGGCGCCGGCGATTATAAGAAAGCCGTCAGCATCTGGGCCGCACTGGAACAGAAGTTTGGAGCCGATAAGTTTTTATATGCCAAAGGTTGTAACCTGGTAGACGATGCCGGCTTGCGCAAAAGGCTCAACGACCATGATGGCCAGATCGTGCCCGATGAAAAAACGCCCGATCAGCTGATTGCCGAAGCGGTGCAAACGGCACAGCAGGCCGATGTAGTGGTAGCCGTATTGGGCGAAGCTTTTGGTATGACCGGTGAGGCTGCCAGCCGTAGCATGATCGGCCTGCTCGACAACCAGGTGGAACTCCTGAAAGCCCTGAAGAAAACGGGCAAGCC encodes:
- a CDS encoding family 43 glycosylhydrolase; translation: MKKKYKFSTSSAVARMYMHVWLLCVMIVLYGSFEAIHAQSKPATYCNPINIDYGYSPIPNFSEWGRHRATADPVIVNYKGDYYLFSTNQWGYWWSSDLSNWHFISRRFLKPWHKVYDDLCAPAVCVMGDTMLVFGSTYTSNFPIWMSTDPKANQWKEAVDSFAIGGWDPDFFPDDDGKLYMYNGSSNRYPLYGVELNRKTLQPIGARKEMYLLEDWRYGWQRFGEYLDNTFLDPFIEGAWMTKHNGKYYLQYGAPGTEFSGYADGVVVGDHPLGPFTPQPDPFSYKPGGFARGAGHGSTFQDNQHNWWHISTIAISVKNNFERRLGLWPAGFDNDGVMWCNTAFGDYPHYLPSAASHQGATGGNTGWMLLNYNKPVAVSSTLASYYANYAVDENIKTYWSAATANKGEWIQTDLGNLSTVNAIQINYADQDVSFPKAMDTVFLGKTVRLYHQYKLYHSEDGKKWKLLVDKSNNKTDVPHDYIELEQPVQTRFIKLENIHMPTGKFAVSGLRVFGNGNGSKPDSVRSFMVLRTEKDKRSAWIKWSPVDNAYAYNIYFGTAPGKWYNCIMVHNVNEYYFKGMDRTLPYYFCIESVNENGVSKKAHIMKVE
- a CDS encoding GDSL-type esterase/lipase family protein; translated protein: MLVLLISTCQLQAQEGLWGEIKAFKKQDSLQPPPKNAILFVGSSSFRLWHDVQTAFPAYTIINRGFGGSTLPDVIQYADDIIFPYQPKEIVIYCGENDISSSDTITSKTVFARFEKLFTLIRKKLPKVPVVFVAMKPSPSREKFHQKLVQANLLIKNFLSRQSKTGYVDVYKLMMENGKPNESLYINDRLHMNAKGYAIWQKAIQPYLIK
- the bglX gene encoding beta-glucosidase BglX produces the protein MLRKLCTLAMLIACLQANAQLNKEVKMNQFITALMQKMTLEEKIGQLNLPSVGFDVTGPILSQGVEDKIKKGLVGGVFNTYTPVAVRKLQDIAVNETRLKIPLLFGYDVIHGHRTIFPIPLGLSATWDPKLVERTARAAADEATADGLNWAYSPMVDIARDPRWGRVSEGAGEDPWLGSQMARAMVKGYQGTDYVHDNTLLACVKHFALYGAAEAGRDYNTVDMSRVKMYNEYLPPYKAAIDAGVATVMTSFNEIDGIPATANKWLLTDLLRKQWGFKGMIVTDYTAINEMMAHGMGDAKKVGELSLNAGVDMDMVGEIFLNYGADLVKSGKVSQAVIDAACRRVLEQKYKLGLFDDPYRYVNEARNKTAIMNAEKILLSKEAAIKSMVLLKNANQALPLNAAKKIAFIGPLVKDQRNLIGNWSGAGDYKKAVSIWAALEQKFGADKFLYAKGCNLVDDAGLRKRLNDHDGQIVPDEKTPDQLIAEAVQTAQQADVVVAVLGEAFGMTGEAASRSMIGLLDNQVELLKALKKTGKPIVLVLMNGRPLTLSWEDQNMEAILETWFGGTQAGPAIADVLFGEANPSGKLSMTFPRNVGQVPIYYNAKNTGRPYDENQKYTSKYLDVPNSPLYPFGHGLSYTTFGYGDIKLSKTSITPADKLQVTVNVTNTGNVEGEETVQLYIRDLVGSITRPVKQLRRFEKVTLKKGESREVSFTLTVEDLKFFNSDLKWVAEPGDFHVFVGTNSQEVKQAAFSLK